From Paenibacillus antri, the proteins below share one genomic window:
- a CDS encoding response regulator transcription factor codes for MRALIVDDEKHTRDSLRQYVPWSDMGVDTVETAKNGLEALGLAQRCLPDLLLTDIRMPKMNGIELASKIRGMSADCQIIFLSGYADKEYLKEAIHLKAVSYIEKPIDVKEIAAVLLKAIAESGDRQAARMAAAIQFYGNIERQSDRARNVDADVYARFRHALHADDRDTAIAWVRELADAAGSMQDADTQRVKFMFFQLLRIIDDIAKDQGIAPNPENDEPHLAWQRVEAAGTLAELFRHVLDDVDRLFRAKEEKDSVGRKMYEITRYIRENYADPTFSTQSIADYANFSHTYLCTFFKKNSGKTVGDYITEVRMDKAKELLKEGRLKLYEIADRLGYKDANYFTTLFKKHTGCTPTQYMEKYYL; via the coding sequence ATGAGGGCGCTGATCGTCGACGACGAGAAACATACGCGGGACAGCCTGCGGCAATATGTGCCATGGAGCGACATGGGCGTAGATACGGTGGAAACCGCGAAAAACGGCCTGGAAGCGCTTGGGCTGGCGCAACGGTGCCTGCCGGACCTGCTGCTGACGGACATCCGCATGCCGAAGATGAACGGCATCGAATTGGCTTCCAAGATCCGGGGGATGTCCGCGGACTGCCAGATTATTTTCCTGAGCGGCTATGCGGATAAGGAATATTTGAAAGAAGCGATCCACCTGAAGGCGGTCAGCTATATCGAGAAGCCGATCGATGTGAAGGAAATCGCGGCCGTACTCTTGAAAGCGATTGCAGAAAGCGGCGATCGGCAAGCCGCCCGCATGGCCGCCGCGATCCAATTTTACGGGAACATCGAAAGGCAATCCGATCGCGCACGGAACGTCGACGCGGACGTGTATGCCCGATTCCGACATGCCCTGCATGCGGACGATCGGGATACGGCCATCGCGTGGGTGCGCGAGCTCGCGGATGCGGCCGGATCGATGCAGGACGCCGATACGCAGCGCGTGAAGTTCATGTTCTTCCAGCTGCTTCGGATTATCGACGACATCGCCAAGGACCAAGGCATCGCGCCGAACCCGGAGAACGACGAACCGCATCTGGCGTGGCAGCGGGTCGAAGCCGCCGGGACGCTCGCCGAGCTGTTTCGTCATGTGCTGGACGACGTCGACCGCCTCTTCCGGGCCAAGGAAGAGAAAGATTCCGTAGGGAGGAAGATGTACGAGATTACCCGTTACATCCGGGAGAACTATGCGGATCCGACGTTTTCCACCCAGTCGATCGCCGATTACGCCAACTTCAGTCACACGTACTTGTGCACCTTCTTCAAGAAAAATTCCGGCAAGACCGTAGGCGACTATATCACCGAAGTCCGCATGGATAAAGCGAAGGAACTGCTGAAGGAAGGTCGGCTCAAGCTTTACGAAATCGCGGACCGGCTCGGATACAAGGATGCGAACTACTTCACGACGCTGTTCAAGAAACACACCGGCTGCACGCCTACCCAATACATGGAGAAGTACTACTTATGA
- a CDS encoding TetR/AcrR family transcriptional regulator, producing MNHEEKKEQIAAATWRVILRGGMKGATVRSIAKEADISLGALRHYFSTQDELLAYAMQLVRERANARIQAILSETLPPKTMVRRVLFEIVPLNEDTRAEMDVWLAYVFSLGRKADSLGVQQEIYSGIRKMIEYLDHRRLLREDLDKELTAETLYSLVDGLAMHAFLEPRRLTKERTAAVLTSYLDSICIEEA from the coding sequence GTGAATCATGAAGAGAAAAAAGAACAAATCGCGGCCGCCACCTGGCGGGTGATCCTGCGGGGCGGGATGAAAGGCGCGACGGTGCGCAGCATTGCGAAGGAGGCGGACATTTCGTTAGGCGCGCTGCGGCACTACTTTTCTACGCAGGACGAGCTATTGGCGTACGCCATGCAGCTCGTCCGGGAACGCGCCAACGCCCGCATTCAGGCGATCCTGAGCGAAACCCTGCCCCCGAAGACCATGGTGCGGCGGGTCCTGTTCGAGATCGTGCCGCTGAACGAGGATACACGCGCGGAGATGGACGTATGGCTCGCCTACGTCTTCTCGCTGGGTCGGAAGGCGGATTCGCTCGGGGTGCAGCAAGAAATTTATTCGGGCATTCGCAAGATGATCGAATATCTGGATCATCGCCGATTGCTGCGCGAGGACTTGGACAAGGAGCTGACCGCGGAGACGTTGTACTCGTTAGTCGACGGCCTCGCGATGCACGCGTTCCTCGAGCCGCGCCGCTTGACGAAGGAACGAACCGCCGCCGTGTTGACGTCGTACTTGGACTCGATCTGTATCGAAGAAGCGTGA
- a CDS encoding dihydrodipicolinate synthase family protein — MRKDLSPELLKALHEGLAIPAHPLALDENRKLDEKSQRALTRYYMASGAGGIAIGVHSTQFEIRDPGIKLFEPVLRMAAEEVEKAKLDRPFLKVAGICGPTEQALAETDVAVRLGYDVGLLSMGGLQGWTEEQILERTRAVAARIPVFGFYLQPSVGGRIFSFEFWKAFADIDGVVAIKMAPFNRYQTIDVVRAVCSSKRRDEIALYTGNDDNIVVDLLTTYRFNIDGQPVEKSIVGGLLGHWAVWTKKAVELLEEIKGVRATGSISTEWLTRNVQVTDTNAAFFDPAHGFAGCIPGIHEVLRRQGLLKGTWCLNPHEELSPGQAEEIDRMYRDYPHLNDDDFVKRHILEWMK; from the coding sequence ATGCGGAAGGATCTTTCTCCGGAATTGTTGAAGGCGCTGCATGAAGGGCTCGCCATTCCGGCGCATCCGTTGGCGCTCGACGAGAATCGCAAGCTGGACGAGAAGAGTCAACGCGCGTTGACGCGTTATTATATGGCTTCGGGCGCGGGCGGCATCGCCATCGGCGTGCACTCGACGCAGTTCGAGATCCGGGATCCCGGGATCAAGCTGTTCGAGCCGGTGCTGCGGATGGCGGCGGAAGAAGTCGAGAAGGCGAAGCTCGACCGGCCGTTCCTGAAGGTCGCGGGCATCTGCGGTCCGACCGAGCAGGCGCTCGCGGAGACGGACGTCGCGGTTCGCCTCGGCTACGATGTCGGCCTGCTCAGCATGGGCGGGCTCCAAGGGTGGACGGAGGAGCAAATTCTCGAGCGGACGCGCGCCGTCGCGGCTCGCATTCCGGTGTTCGGCTTCTACCTGCAGCCGTCCGTCGGCGGACGCATCTTCAGCTTCGAGTTCTGGAAGGCGTTCGCGGACATCGACGGCGTCGTCGCGATCAAGATGGCGCCGTTCAATCGCTACCAGACGATCGACGTCGTCCGCGCGGTGTGCAGCTCGAAGCGCCGCGACGAGATCGCGCTCTATACGGGCAACGACGACAACATCGTCGTCGACCTGTTGACGACGTACCGGTTTAATATCGACGGCCAACCGGTGGAGAAGTCCATCGTCGGCGGCTTGCTCGGACATTGGGCGGTATGGACGAAGAAGGCGGTCGAGCTGCTCGAGGAGATCAAGGGCGTGCGCGCGACCGGCTCGATCTCTACGGAGTGGCTGACGCGGAACGTCCAAGTGACCGACACGAACGCGGCGTTCTTCGATCCGGCACACGGCTTCGCCGGCTGCATCCCGGGCATTCACGAAGTGCTTCGCCGTCAAGGCCTGTTGAAGGGCACTTGGTGCCTCAATCCGCACGAGGAGCTGTCGCCGGGGCAAGCCGAGGAAATCGATCGGATGTACCGCGATTACCCTCACCTGAATGACGACGATTTCGTGAAACGGCATATACTGGAATGGATGAAGTAA
- a CDS encoding sensor histidine kinase, producing MIVRMFENLSHLSIKYKLFLSYLALILIPLIVFLWVNTYATDKENEKEIIYSAQQVLKQTNSFLEFKTKSAVTTLNMIVLNEVVLELIQKNPNQYVDNIGQWIVDSNKLGSQFLLAKNNPDVSYVRIYMKQGLALFAESNELKNQHRYVDEPWYRKLQAGRNTIGWFDKRYFQDGDEVGYLHVLRNIPSPLDLSQSLGIAGLAIQEKQIQPILDQSVFTPATTALLINSRSEIVSMASHSRGNLLDADAFVGLLAAFAKDNLSNGVLKTVDHAGEKLLIGAQEVEDSDWTLLLITPYSDILNLSDKSRKPMIVAFLIIALLALPLSFLAASSAVSRIKALIIQIRKAGRGDYQVTTIPSSQDEIGELIRNYQHMLSTIAASIDEQYRMGKDIKTLELRALQAQINPHFLYNTLDLINWMSVKHAAHEIGEAAIALSRFYKLSLSGGEDTVTIRNELEHVKAYVQIQNLRFEDGIRLAIDVPAPLLDDPILKITLQPIVENAIVHGILEKEAETGTIAIRGERTGDVIYLYVQDDGIGMTDDTMARLLGGPTPDVARSGYGLKNIDERLRIHYGDKFGLSFQSAPGEGTTVILRIPAADAKEPHPIDGVPGDESGRITSSSRINPS from the coding sequence ATGATCGTTCGCATGTTCGAAAATCTGAGTCATCTAAGCATCAAGTACAAGCTGTTCCTCTCGTATCTGGCGCTCATCCTCATTCCGTTGATCGTCTTCCTGTGGGTCAACACCTACGCGACGGATAAGGAAAACGAGAAGGAAATCATCTATTCGGCCCAACAGGTGCTGAAGCAGACGAACTCCTTCCTCGAATTCAAGACGAAGTCGGCCGTCACCACGCTGAACATGATCGTGCTGAACGAAGTCGTGCTGGAATTGATTCAGAAGAATCCTAACCAGTATGTCGATAACATCGGGCAATGGATCGTCGATTCGAACAAGCTCGGCTCCCAGTTCCTGCTCGCGAAGAACAATCCGGACGTCAGCTACGTACGGATTTACATGAAGCAAGGGCTTGCCTTGTTCGCGGAAAGCAACGAGTTGAAAAATCAGCATCGCTACGTAGACGAGCCCTGGTACCGCAAGCTGCAAGCCGGACGGAATACGATCGGGTGGTTCGACAAGCGCTATTTCCAAGACGGGGACGAAGTCGGCTACCTGCATGTCCTTCGGAACATTCCGAGTCCTCTCGACCTGAGCCAGAGTCTTGGGATCGCCGGACTCGCCATTCAAGAGAAGCAGATTCAGCCTATCCTAGACCAGTCGGTCTTCACGCCCGCCACGACGGCCCTTCTGATCAACAGCCGGAGCGAGATCGTCAGCATGGCCTCTCACTCGCGCGGCAACCTCCTCGACGCGGACGCTTTCGTCGGCCTTCTCGCCGCGTTCGCCAAGGATAATCTGAGCAACGGGGTTCTAAAGACGGTGGACCATGCCGGAGAGAAGCTGCTGATCGGCGCCCAGGAGGTAGAAGATTCGGACTGGACGTTGCTGCTCATCACGCCCTACAGCGACATTCTGAATTTGAGCGACAAGTCCAGAAAACCGATGATCGTCGCGTTCCTGATCATCGCCTTGCTCGCGCTGCCCTTATCGTTCCTGGCGGCGTCTTCCGCCGTGAGCAGAATCAAAGCGCTGATCATTCAGATCCGGAAGGCCGGGCGTGGAGACTATCAGGTGACGACTATTCCGAGCAGCCAAGACGAGATCGGGGAATTGATTCGAAATTATCAGCATATGTTGAGCACGATCGCGGCCAGCATCGACGAACAATACCGGATGGGCAAGGATATCAAGACGCTGGAGCTCCGGGCGCTGCAAGCCCAGATCAACCCGCACTTCCTGTACAATACGCTCGACTTGATCAACTGGATGTCGGTCAAGCATGCGGCGCACGAAATCGGGGAAGCCGCGATCGCCCTCTCCCGCTTCTACAAGCTCAGTCTGAGCGGAGGGGAAGATACGGTGACGATTCGCAACGAACTGGAACATGTGAAGGCTTATGTTCAAATTCAAAATCTGCGCTTCGAGGACGGGATTCGTCTCGCGATCGACGTGCCGGCGCCTCTGTTGGACGATCCGATTCTTAAAATCACGCTGCAGCCGATCGTGGAGAACGCGATCGTTCACGGCATTCTGGAGAAGGAGGCCGAAACGGGTACGATCGCGATCCGAGGCGAACGAACGGGCGACGTGATCTACCTCTATGTGCAGGACGACGGAATCGGCATGACCGATGACACGATGGCCCGCCTCTTGGGCGGGCCGACTCCCGACGTCGCTAGATCGGGGTACGGCTTAAAGAACATCGACGAACGGTTGCGGATTCATTATGGCGATAAATTCGGTCTCTCGTTTCAAAGCGCGCCAGGGGAAGGCACGACGGTCATCCTCCGCATCCCCGCCGCGGACGCGAAAGAACCCCATCCGATCGATGGGGTTCCCGGAGATGAAAGCGGGAGGATCACTTCTTCTTCCCGTATAAATCCTTCATGA
- a CDS encoding ABC transporter permease produces the protein MKFSDQLAFVRQNAKKNKSRLYMTVLATAMGCAFLIVLASVGFGLQKSIVDEIVNDRLVTAIDVWGKEDVGNEPLTDADMDYLRSVEHVETVTFRHYLQQSLTPKVDGTDLSEEGVQAIAVDFAQEGKAGFKLHAGRLPQAANEVVIGYSLKETNPEEWIGKTMELQALQYEGEKEALTPLTATIVGVKAAPTKEWEAERSIFMGLDLLDEIERITGTRLAGVLDPKLSEEELGWVTPIAEPRPYQSVQVIAESAERVKGIAETIREAGYYNHSIANELEQVNVMFLIMKIGLGFVGTIAVLIASIGIYNTMTMAVTERAQDIGIMKAIGAHPSTIRRLFLLESGWIGILGAVIGAVVAYGISIGVNAAMPIVIETFMEETLPEGFVFSLIPASLTAFACFVSLAVAMLSGAGPARRATRIDVLRALRRDL, from the coding sequence ATGAAGTTTTCTGATCAACTCGCGTTCGTGCGCCAGAACGCCAAGAAGAATAAATCGCGGCTGTACATGACCGTGCTTGCGACCGCCATGGGCTGCGCGTTCTTGATCGTGCTCGCGTCGGTCGGGTTCGGACTGCAAAAGAGCATCGTGGACGAGATCGTCAACGACCGATTGGTGACGGCGATCGACGTATGGGGCAAGGAAGACGTCGGCAACGAGCCGCTGACCGATGCGGACATGGACTATCTCCGCTCCGTCGAGCACGTGGAGACGGTGACGTTCCGCCACTACCTGCAGCAATCGTTGACGCCGAAGGTAGACGGAACCGATCTGTCGGAAGAAGGCGTGCAAGCCATCGCGGTCGACTTCGCGCAGGAGGGGAAGGCGGGCTTCAAGCTGCATGCGGGCCGTCTGCCGCAGGCGGCGAACGAGGTCGTGATCGGCTACAGTTTGAAGGAGACGAATCCAGAGGAATGGATCGGGAAGACGATGGAGCTGCAGGCGCTTCAGTACGAGGGGGAGAAGGAAGCGCTCACGCCGCTGACCGCGACCATCGTCGGTGTCAAGGCGGCGCCGACGAAGGAGTGGGAGGCCGAGCGCTCGATCTTCATGGGGCTCGACCTGCTTGACGAAATCGAGCGCATCACGGGAACGCGTCTCGCGGGAGTGCTCGATCCCAAGTTGAGCGAGGAAGAGTTGGGTTGGGTCACCCCGATCGCCGAGCCGCGGCCGTACCAGTCGGTCCAGGTGATCGCCGAATCGGCCGAACGCGTGAAGGGGATTGCGGAGACGATCCGCGAAGCGGGCTATTACAACCACTCGATCGCGAACGAGCTCGAGCAGGTGAACGTCATGTTCCTCATCATGAAAATCGGTCTCGGCTTCGTCGGCACGATCGCCGTCCTCATTGCATCCATCGGCATCTACAACACGATGACGATGGCGGTGACGGAGCGGGCGCAGGATATCGGCATCATGAAGGCGATCGGCGCGCACCCTTCGACGATCCGCCGGCTGTTCCTGCTGGAGAGCGGTTGGATCGGCATCCTGGGCGCCGTCATCGGCGCGGTCGTGGCATATGGAATCTCGATCGGCGTCAACGCGGCGATGCCGATCGTCATCGAGACGTTCATGGAAGAGACGCTGCCGGAGGGGTTCGTTTTCTCGCTTATTCCTGCTTCCTTGACGGCGTTCGCCTGCTTCGTCTCGTTGGCCGTCGCGATGCTGTCGGGTGCCGGTCCCGCAAGACGGGCGACGCGGATCGACGTGCTGCGCGCGCTTCGGAGGGACTTGTAA
- the sdaAA gene encoding L-serine ammonia-lyase, iron-sulfur-dependent, subunit alpha — MRFRTLKGLAALCGEQDDTIADVMIADQAAESGRPAIDEFAKMAEYWAVMKEAVRRGLTEDTTSRSGLTGRDAQRVMARVEAGDVALGGEAGRAMAYALAVSEVNASMGRIIATPTAGSCGIIPGVFVSAQERYGWDDAKMTRGLFAAGAIGYVIANNSFVSGAEGGCQAEVGSAIGMAAGALTELRGGTPEQSVHAVGLALKNTLGLICDPVGGLVEIPCIVRNGFGAVTALAASDMALAGVRSVIPSDEVIQVMLEVGTSMPEKHRETAKGGLAQTPTGKKIMKDLYGKKK; from the coding sequence ATGAGATTCCGCACGCTGAAGGGGCTCGCCGCGCTGTGCGGCGAGCAGGACGATACAATCGCGGACGTCATGATCGCGGATCAGGCGGCGGAGTCCGGGCGGCCCGCGATTGATGAATTCGCCAAGATGGCCGAGTATTGGGCCGTCATGAAGGAAGCGGTGCGCCGCGGGCTCACCGAGGACACGACGTCGCGCAGCGGCCTGACGGGCCGCGACGCCCAGCGCGTCATGGCGCGCGTCGAGGCGGGCGACGTCGCGCTCGGCGGCGAGGCCGGCCGGGCGATGGCGTACGCGCTGGCCGTGTCCGAGGTGAACGCGTCGATGGGCCGCATCATCGCGACGCCGACGGCCGGCTCGTGCGGCATCATCCCAGGCGTGTTCGTCTCGGCGCAGGAGCGCTACGGCTGGGACGACGCGAAGATGACGCGCGGCTTGTTCGCCGCCGGGGCGATCGGCTACGTCATCGCGAACAACTCGTTCGTGTCGGGCGCCGAGGGCGGCTGCCAAGCGGAGGTCGGCTCCGCGATCGGCATGGCCGCGGGCGCGCTCACCGAGCTGCGCGGCGGCACGCCGGAACAGTCGGTGCACGCCGTCGGGCTCGCGCTGAAGAACACGCTCGGCCTCATCTGCGATCCCGTCGGCGGGCTCGTCGAAATTCCGTGCATCGTCCGCAACGGCTTCGGCGCCGTGACGGCGCTCGCAGCGAGCGATATGGCACTGGCCGGCGTCCGCAGCGTCATCCCGTCCGACGAGGTGATCCAGGTCATGCTCGAGGTCGGCACGTCGATGCCGGAGAAGCATCGCGAGACGGCGAAGGGCGGCCTCGCGCAGACGCCTACAGGCAAGAAGATCATGAAGGATTTATACGGGAAGAAGAAGTGA
- a CDS encoding NAD-dependent epimerase/dehydratase family protein, giving the protein MRTIEELEAKLAEPSAELIEDMKNIEGDIMLLGVAGKMGPSLARLAMNAIRAAGVNKRVIGVSRFSTPETREELEAAGVETISCDLLNDKALQSLPDCPNIIYMAGNKFGTTGREWFTWAMNSYLPGRVAEKYKNSRIVVFSSGNIYPFTPVAHGGATEATPPGPIGEYAQSTLGRERVFEYFSNTYNIPMAIYRLNYAIDLRYGVLLEVAKSVNEGKTIDLSMGHANVIWQGDANEIAIRSLLQCSSPPNILNVTGPETLSMRWLAKEFGKRLEKEPVFVGKESEEALLNNASKSFQLFGYPKVSTLQMIDWIADWVKQGGSTWNKPTHFQEREGKY; this is encoded by the coding sequence ATGAGAACGATAGAAGAGCTGGAAGCGAAGTTGGCGGAGCCGTCGGCAGAACTGATCGAGGATATGAAGAACATCGAAGGAGATATCATGCTGCTCGGGGTCGCCGGCAAGATGGGACCGAGCCTTGCCCGCCTCGCCATGAACGCGATCCGCGCCGCCGGCGTGAATAAACGCGTCATCGGGGTCTCGCGCTTCTCCACGCCGGAAACGCGGGAGGAACTCGAAGCCGCGGGCGTCGAGACGATTTCCTGCGATCTGCTGAACGACAAAGCGCTGCAATCGCTGCCCGATTGTCCGAACATCATCTACATGGCGGGCAACAAGTTCGGCACGACCGGCCGCGAATGGTTTACGTGGGCGATGAACTCTTACCTGCCGGGCCGCGTGGCGGAGAAGTACAAGAACTCCCGCATCGTCGTGTTCTCCTCCGGCAACATCTATCCGTTCACGCCGGTGGCGCACGGCGGCGCGACGGAAGCGACCCCTCCGGGTCCGATCGGCGAATATGCGCAATCGACGCTCGGCCGGGAGCGCGTGTTCGAATATTTCTCGAACACGTACAATATCCCGATGGCGATCTATAGACTCAATTACGCCATCGACCTTCGATACGGGGTGCTGCTCGAGGTCGCGAAGTCGGTCAACGAGGGCAAGACGATCGATTTGTCCATGGGCCATGCGAATGTCATCTGGCAGGGCGACGCGAACGAAATCGCGATCCGCTCGCTCTTGCAGTGCAGCTCGCCGCCGAATATTCTGAACGTCACCGGGCCGGAGACGCTGTCGATGCGCTGGTTGGCGAAGGAGTTCGGCAAGCGGCTCGAGAAGGAGCCGGTGTTCGTCGGCAAGGAATCCGAAGAGGCGCTGCTCAACAATGCGTCGAAATCGTTCCAGCTGTTCGGGTATCCGAAGGTATCGACGCTGCAGATGATCGACTGGATCGCGGATTGGGTGAAGCAAGGCGGATCGACTTGGAACAAGCCGACGCACTTCCAAGAGCGGGAGGGAAAATACTAA
- the sdaAB gene encoding L-serine ammonia-lyase, iron-sulfur-dependent subunit beta gives MRFKDVFSIIGPSMVGPSSSHTAGAARLGRVARQLLGEAPTRADIVFYGSFADTYRGHGTDLAIVGGLLDWATDDLRIAQSLQHAEAEGMSVSIKAGKAVTAHPNTAKITLGGTTRTVELLGASIGGGNIEVHAVDGFDVKFIAMYPTLCVYHKDRPGMLAEMTAVLSRAGVNIGHMDVDRKGRNGEAMTVFEVDTPISGELLAELGRLQDVSDVRLVDLEAGVGAS, from the coding sequence ATGCGGTTTAAAGATGTGTTTTCCATCATCGGTCCGTCGATGGTCGGACCGTCCAGCTCTCACACGGCCGGAGCGGCGCGCCTCGGGCGCGTCGCCCGGCAGCTGCTCGGGGAGGCGCCGACGCGCGCGGACATCGTGTTTTACGGCTCGTTCGCGGATACGTACCGGGGACACGGCACCGATCTCGCGATCGTAGGCGGCTTGCTCGACTGGGCGACCGACGATCTACGGATCGCGCAGTCGCTGCAGCATGCGGAAGCGGAGGGGATGTCGGTCTCGATCAAAGCCGGCAAGGCGGTCACGGCGCACCCGAACACCGCGAAGATTACGCTCGGCGGCACGACGCGGACCGTGGAGCTGCTCGGCGCGTCGATCGGCGGCGGCAACATCGAGGTGCACGCCGTGGACGGCTTCGACGTGAAGTTCATCGCCATGTACCCGACGCTGTGCGTCTACCATAAGGACCGTCCGGGCATGCTGGCGGAGATGACGGCGGTGCTCAGCCGCGCCGGGGTCAACATCGGCCACATGGACGTCGACCGGAAGGGCCGCAACGGCGAAGCGATGACGGTGTTCGAGGTCGACACGCCGATCTCCGGCGAGCTGCTCGCGGAGCTGGGCCGGCTGCAGGACGTGTCCGACGTGCGGCTCGTCGACTTGGAAGCGGGCGTGGGCGCGTCATGA